The Acidithiobacillus ferrooxidans ATCC 23270 genomic interval TCTATCAGGGCAACCAGTGCAAAAGCGTCGATGACCCCGTGGATCGCGCGCGCAGCTTTGACGGACTTGCCCACCTGCGCCTGCGCAGTCAGGCCGATGACACGGATCCCGCCGTATTCCGCAAGGTTCTCAAACTTTCCCAGGAACTCGACAACGCGTTTGACCAGGAACTGATTCGCCAGCGTGACGCTGCACTCAGCTAAAACGATGCAACGCCCCGGCAACGGCCGCAAAGAGCGCAATGGGCAGGAGCGTGGCGGCTAGGGGTGGTATCCCGCCGGAAACACTGATATATCCCGACATCTCCGTGAGGAAATGAAATCCCAGTCCCAGCACCAGCCCCGCCATGACCCGCGCCGCCAGGCCCCCACCCCGGGGGTTGCGCGTCACAAACGGTACTGCGAGCAAAATCATCACCAGACCCACCCACGGATAACTCACGCGACGCCAGAACGCGAGGGCAAAGCGATTCATGTTCAACGCCCCGCTCTGCAACGCCTGGTAACTTTGCCACAGGGTGGGCAGGGTCATGGTGCGTGTCGGGTGTGCAAAACTGCTTAGAGTGGCCGGGTGCAGGGCTACCGGCCAGGGCGTCTCCGTGACGGCCGTCATCTGTATCTGGTCGGGTGTGATCCTGAACAGCCGGACATCGTGGAGATACCAGTGCCCCCCTTGGAATACGGCTTCAGCGGCCGTCGTCATGGCATTGATGCCCACCATACCCTGGCGCACGTCGGCGATGTGCAGGTTCTGCAGGATCTTCCCGCCATCGCCCACTGTGCCCACCTGGATTATCTGTGTTCCATAGCGCAGCCATAATCCCCGCGGTCCCATATTGTGGAAACCCGCTCCCGGTTCACCGGCATTGGCCCACATCGCCTCGGCGGCGGGCGCCGTCACCGGGATGACCCATTCTCCCAGCGCAAACATCAGGCCGGCACCCAACAGTCCGACCAGCAACAACGGCTGCTCCAGGCGCCAGACCGACCACCCCGACATGCGCAGAGCAATCACCTCGGAATGCCCGCTCAGGATACTCATCCAGACCAGGGCACCAAGCAGTAACGCCAGCGGGATCACATCGTACGCCACGTCTGGCAACTGCAAAGCGGCATAGGACAGCAGACGGGTCATAGACCAGACGCCATGCCCGGGCCCGGAGGATTTGGCGATGATCTGGGCGATATAGACCAGCGTCAGCAGCATGGCCAGCACGAGGCTGCTGTACAGCAGCATGCCCCGAAACAGCAAACGGTCGGCGCGTTTCATGACGCGGGCCGCCCCGGCCAGGCGGGTAACATGGGCAGATCGCGGCTGCGCCGGAAAAAGGCATAAGCGGCTACCGCCAGAATCAGCAGGAGCACCCACAATAATCCGGGGAAAATGGGCATGCTGCCATTCATCATATGCTCTTTGACGTAAACGACGATGTTATTGACGGCCAGCAGAAACAGTATACCCACCAGCATGCCCGCCGCCCGTCCGCCTCCACGGGGCTCACTGTAGGCCAGGGGGATGGCCAGCAAAGCCAACAATGGCAACGCCAGCGGCCAGAGCAGGCGCCACTCCAGCTCGGAGACGGCAAAACGCATCCCGGTGCCGTGCAACTGCCGTACAAGCTGGGGCAAAGATGCGCTGCTCCAGTTGATGCCGCCGGGCTCGGCGCCGCCGGTGTCCTGGTTGTCCAGCAATACCCGGTAGCGTGCGAAGGAAAGGACTTTGAACCCGGCTTTTCCCGGCTGCCCCAGGTAACGTTGACCATCCACCAGCACCAGGGTCAGGGCACCATCCTGAGCGGGCTTGACCTCGCCGTAGGCCGCTGTCGCCATATCCAGTTGCCCGCCCTGGGCAACAGACAGAAATATCTCCTGGAAGCGGTGACTGTTTTTACCGACGGCTTGCCCCACGTAAATAACCCTGCCACCCGGTAAATTCGTGAAACTACCGGGCTGCAGCATGGCCTCTGCCGCAGCATTGGCGAGGCGTACCGATTCGGACTGCAACTCGCGCTGCGCACCGGGCGCCCAGGAAAGGGATAAAATCAGTTCCAGGCAAAAGACGCACGCCGCAACCACCGCGACGGGCGGCAGAAGTCCCGACAGCCCGGTGCCGGTACTTCGGATGGCCACCATCTCGTTGGAACGATAGAGGTTGCTGAACACGAGATAGACCGCGAAAAAAAAGGCCAGAGGCAATACCATGACCAGCAACGTCGGCAGCGCCAGTCCCAGCAATCGCAGAATGATCGACAATGGCAACTGCCCGGAAGCGACCTGCCTCAGCAATTGGGTCAACTGACCGATGGCCAGAATGGCGAGCACCACCAAGCTGGTCAGCAGAAAGGAGATCGTGAGATTGCGCACGACCTGCATACGAATGCGGGTCAAGCGGGCAACCCCTGGGGATTATACGCAAGACTTGATTCCCTGTGCCTCTGGGGCTTATTTTCTGTCTTTGACATCATCTCGAATTCCTCACCCATAAGATTATCAGGAGAACCGCCGTGGAGATAGCCGTACAGTGCCAGAACCCGACTACCGACAACAGTGACTGTGTGGTCGTCGGAATCTATGAAGGCGGCATATTGAGCCCTGCCGCGACGCTGGTTGACCTGGCCAGCGGCGGCGCGCTCCGGGCCCTCCTCGATACCGGAGACTTTACCGGCGACTGTGGTGACACGCAGCTGCTCTACCAGGTACCCGGCATGGCTGCGGCGCGGGTACTGGTTCTGGGCCTCGGCAGCCATGGCAAGGTCAAGGACAGCCAGTTTCGCAAAGCCGCGCTCGCTGCGGCCCGCGCTTTGCAGGGTGCCCGCGTCGGGCGCGCCAGTCTGCACTTGCTGGACACCCCGGTGATACGTCGCTCCGCGCCGGCTTGCGCCAAAATACTGGTCCAGGCCGTGGCGGACGCGGAGTATCACTTCGATCGACACAAGAAACCCGCGGATGCCCCACAACGACCCATATCCGAACTGCAACTATCTATTTCTGAAAACGATACTGCAGCGCTCGCGGAGCTTCAGGGTGCCGTAGCAGAAGCCCAAGCAACGGCCCGCGCAGTCGCTTGGACCCGGGATATGGCCAACGAACCGGGAAATATCTGCACCCCCACATGGCTCGCTGAACAAGCGGAGGCCATGGCCGGGCGGCTGGGCATCAAAAGCACTATCCTCGGTCCGGACGCGATGGAAGCTTTGGGTATGCACCTACTCCTCGGCGTAGCCCACGGATCCCGGCAGCCGCCCCGTCTGATCATTCTCGAATATCGGGGCGGCGCCGAAAATCAGGCACCTATCGTTCTGGTTGGCAAGGGTATCACCTTTGATGCGGGCGGCATCTCTCTAAAACCCGCCGACAAGATGGATGAGATGAAGTATGACATGTGCGGCGGGGCATCGGCCCTGGCAGCGATTCAGGCAGCGGCGGAACTCCAACTTCCGCTGAACATCGTTACCGTGGTGCCCGCTTCGGAAAACCTGCCCGACGGGCAGGCCACCAAACCCGGCGACATCCACAGGAGCATGAACGGCCTGAGCGTGGAGGTCGTGAATACCGATGCCGAGGGACGGCTGATCCTTGCGGATACGTTGACCTACGTGGAGCGTTTCGAACCCGACGTGGTGATCGACATGGCCACCCTTACCGGCGCCTGCATCATCGCCCTGGGGCACCAGACGGCAGCGGTGATGGGCAATCATGAAGGGCTCGTTCATGATCTCATCGCTGCGGGCAAGGAAAGTATGGACCGGGTTTGGGAGTTACCCCTCTTCGAGGAATATCAGGAGCAGTTGAAGAGCCCGGTTGCGGATCTTTCCAACGTCGGTGGCCGACCGGCGGGGACCATCACCGCCGCCT includes:
- a CDS encoding leucyl aminopeptidase, whose protein sequence is MEIAVQCQNPTTDNSDCVVVGIYEGGILSPAATLVDLASGGALRALLDTGDFTGDCGDTQLLYQVPGMAAARVLVLGLGSHGKVKDSQFRKAALAAARALQGARVGRASLHLLDTPVIRRSAPACAKILVQAVADAEYHFDRHKKPADAPQRPISELQLSISENDTAALAELQGAVAEAQATARAVAWTRDMANEPGNICTPTWLAEQAEAMAGRLGIKSTILGPDAMEALGMHLLLGVAHGSRQPPRLIILEYRGGAENQAPIVLVGKGITFDAGGISLKPADKMDEMKYDMCGGASALAAIQAAAELQLPLNIVTVVPASENLPDGQATKPGDIHRSMNGLSVEVVNTDAEGRLILADTLTYVERFEPDVVIDMATLTGACIIALGHQTAAVMGNHEGLVHDLIAAGKESMDRVWELPLFEEYQEQLKSPVADLSNVGGRPAGTITAACFLSRFTENYRWAHLDIAGVAWKSGEHKGATGRPVPLLVEYLLRRARQVA
- the lptG gene encoding LPS export ABC transporter permease LptG → MKRADRLLFRGMLLYSSLVLAMLLTLVYIAQIIAKSSGPGHGVWSMTRLLSYAALQLPDVAYDVIPLALLLGALVWMSILSGHSEVIALRMSGWSVWRLEQPLLLVGLLGAGLMFALGEWVIPVTAPAAEAMWANAGEPGAGFHNMGPRGLWLRYGTQIIQVGTVGDGGKILQNLHIADVRQGMVGINAMTTAAEAVFQGGHWYLHDVRLFRITPDQIQMTAVTETPWPVALHPATLSSFAHPTRTMTLPTLWQSYQALQSGALNMNRFALAFWRRVSYPWVGLVMILLAVPFVTRNPRGGGLAARVMAGLVLGLGFHFLTEMSGYISVSGGIPPLAATLLPIALFAAVAGALHRFS
- the lptF gene encoding LPS export ABC transporter permease LptF, producing MTRIRMQVVRNLTISFLLTSLVVLAILAIGQLTQLLRQVASGQLPLSIILRLLGLALPTLLVMVLPLAFFFAVYLVFSNLYRSNEMVAIRSTGTGLSGLLPPVAVVAACVFCLELILSLSWAPGAQRELQSESVRLANAAAEAMLQPGSFTNLPGGRVIYVGQAVGKNSHRFQEIFLSVAQGGQLDMATAAYGEVKPAQDGALTLVLVDGQRYLGQPGKAGFKVLSFARYRVLLDNQDTGGAEPGGINWSSASLPQLVRQLHGTGMRFAVSELEWRLLWPLALPLLALLAIPLAYSEPRGGGRAAGMLVGILFLLAVNNIVVYVKEHMMNGSMPIFPGLLWVLLLILAVAAYAFFRRSRDLPMLPAWPGRPAS